In the Mycolicibacter sp. MU0102 genome, one interval contains:
- a CDS encoding DUF309 domain-containing protein, with the protein MTTRDRDDSGRPRNARPRDRLGRPLPRGSQGGVEGVPDDLDLPPTQMLAYAQLLLDDGLAFNAHEVLEAAWKHRPAAERELWQGLAQLAVGVTHVQRGNVAGAVSLLRRGAEHLATVAPPAPFGIDLAGLLGFAAHLADDLAAGVEIAPQRLHPRLVA; encoded by the coding sequence ATGACAACCCGCGACCGCGACGATTCGGGCCGCCCCCGTAACGCCCGCCCGCGTGATCGGCTGGGCCGCCCGCTGCCCCGCGGCAGCCAGGGCGGGGTCGAAGGTGTTCCCGACGACCTCGATCTACCGCCGACCCAGATGCTCGCCTATGCGCAGCTGTTGCTGGACGATGGGCTGGCGTTCAACGCCCACGAGGTGCTGGAAGCCGCCTGGAAGCATCGGCCCGCCGCCGAGCGTGAACTGTGGCAGGGCTTGGCGCAGCTGGCCGTCGGCGTCACCCACGTGCAGCGGGGCAACGTCGCCGGCGCGGTCAGTCTGTTGCGCCGCGGTGCCGAACATCTGGCGACGGTGGCGCCCCCGGCCCCGTTCGGGATCGATCTCGCCGGATTGCTGGGCTTCGCCGCGCATTTGGCCGACGACCTGGCGGCCGGCGTCGAGATCGCCCCGCAGCG